The sequence below is a genomic window from Dictyostelium discoideum AX4 chromosome 5 chromosome, whole genome shotgun sequence.
TCATTCTTCAAAACCTTCAATTTTCGGTGGTGGTAGTACAATTTCAAGTAAACTTAAAAGTTTAAAACAACAAACCcctttgaaataaaaaaaaaaaaaaaaaaaattaatcaaaacaacaaattatcaaatcaacaaataaatataattgatatctttaattttagttaaaaaaaagataaaaaaaaaaaaaaaaaataaaattttttaaatattaaattttttgttgtaacatataattttaataaataatttgtttttgtttttatttttatttttatttttaaaaaatatatgtatataatttcgttttacattattatagtcttttttttttttttttttttttttaaaaaataataatgatttctattgaattttatctttttgtatgtgtatatattttattttattcagaGGTGATTGCATTTCTAATACCCCCAATAACTAAACTTAACATTTTAACTGATGGGTCATTTGTTAAATGTACTTCACTTGGTTCTTTAtagaaatttttattaattaatctaAGATTTGCTTTAATATGTGCACATTGTTCTGGATGGTATAAAcgagaaattaaagaatccattaattttggtttaattaaaaaatcttcaTATTGTTtaaatgttaataaaataattaattcccTTAAACAGTTATCTGGATCTtttaagattaaaaaaaaaaaaaaaaaaaaaaaaaagaaattattaatataaaaaaaaaaaagaataattgtgaaaaaaaaaaaaaagaattaatatttacaatCTGGAGGAGTTGATAAAACTTTACAAATACTAGATTCAACAGATAATTTAGCTTGGTAATCTATTACTTCATaaatagatttatttttaaataaaactgaTCTTTTTAAAGTTCCTCTTATAAatccttttttaattaatgattgtgCAATTGTTTCTGTAATTCTTttctatataaataaaaaaattaaaaccaattgttaataaaaattatttatttattttgaaaatattttcaaaaatattttaccattttatttaaaccgACTGAAATTGTTAAGATTGCAGTTGCCATTTGTAAACCTTTTTGAGCAAATGAATTAGATAATTTGGATAATATATAATCTAAAAATGTATCACCAGTTTTTGAATGATCAATTACTTTAATTAacattttattgttattaaatgattgtgAGTTTTGTTTTGTTACAATAACCTTATCCATTAATTGTAATTCTGCAATACCACATCCAACGAAACCATGAAATAATGGTACAAATGTATATGGTAATTTCCCAGTTTCtggatttaatattaataaaaataattgttctggtaatgttaataatggtaaagaatcattatcattatctgggttcattttaattaataattcgttcatttttcaaaaagttgtttttcttttttttttttaaaattatttttataaaagattttttattatcgatttaatatttgtatttatatttattattattatta
It includes:
- a CDS encoding Golgi phosphoprotein 3 family protein is translated as MNPDNDNDSLPLLTLPEQLFLLILNPETGKLPYTFVPLFHGFVGCGIAELQLMDKVIVTKQNSQSFNNNKMLIKVIDHSKTGDTFLDYILSKLSNSFAQKGLQMATAILTISVGLNKMKRITETIAQSLIKKGFIRGTLKRSVLFKNKSIYEVIDYQAKLSVESSICKVLSTPPDYPDNCLRELIILLTFKQYEDFLIKPKLMDSLISRLYHPEQCAHIKANLRLINKNFYKEPSEVHLTNDPSVKMLSLVIGGIRNAITSE